ACGACACCAGGTGGGGCTGAGCCTGCCCTTCTTCATCCCCACCTGGCAAATTGCTGCCTTTGGGGCGCTGAACCGCTTTACCTCCTGGGTTCCCAGTCGCAAAGTGCTGTTTGATGTAGCCTTTGCTGGACCAGCCGCTGGGGGACTGGTTGCCTTTGCGATGCTGTTAGGAGGGTTACTACTCTCTCAGCCGGATAGCCAATTTCAAATTTCCTCAGAATTTTTTCAGGGGTCAGTCCTAGTGGGCAGCCTCGCGAAGGTGATCTTAGGTTCAGCCCTGCACCAGCCGATTGTCTCCATTCATCCGCTGGTGGTGATTGGCTGGTTGGGTTTGGTGATCACAGCCTTAAATCTGATGCCAGCGGGACAATTGGATGGGGGACGGATTATGTTGGCAATATATGGGCGTAAAACCGCTGGCCGTGCCACGATTGTCACCCTAATTATCCTGGCGATCGCAGCCTTGGCAAATCCCTTGGCGCTGTACTGGGGGATTGTGATTTTATTTTTGCAGCGGGACTTAGAGCGCCCCAGCTTCAACGAATTGACCGAACCCGATGACGCCCGTGCTGCTTTGGGGCTACTGGCGCTGGTTTTTAATGCTGGCAACTCTCATTCCCCTCAGTCCCAGCTTGGCAGGTCGCTTGGGGATTGGTGGTTAACGCTCCGGCAGCAGCGGTTTCACCATCCACAGGGAGCGGGTGTGAAACCCCAAGTGGCGATAGAGGTTAAGCGCCGGTTGGTTCGTCTGAAACACCTGCAGTCCCAATTGGCGATCGCCGCGATGCTGGGCCCAGGTCTCGGCATGGTGCATCAACGCTGTTCCCAATCCTTGGCGACGATGTTCAGGGCTAATATAGAGCAGAAAAATATGGGCATGGCGATCGCCGGAGATCTGATCCACGGAGTTTCCCATCCACAGACAACCGATGGGCTGGGTTGCTGACATCCAGCGAGGTTGTCCGGGGAACGACTCAGTGACCGCCGCCTCTACCCACCAGAGTGGCGTGTCTTCAGACAGATACTGCTCCACTGTGCGGGAGAGATGGGCAAAATCCTGATGGGGGTAAAACTCCTGGTAAGTGCGTTGCAAGAACTTCAGTAACAGCGATCGCTCCAGCCCCGAGCCGGTGCGCAATCCATAGCCCGGAATTAGCTCCGCCATGCCAGTGCCTCAGTTGGCCAAGGGTCTTTACTCCACAATTGCCGGATCATCGGGCAATCCGTTGACCAATACCGACAGCGCTGGCGGTAAATTAGCTAAGGCCGACGGGGTTGGCTGCAAACTTACCCCCTCCACCGGAGCCGGAGCTGCCATGTCCGTGGGCAGGAAGATGCGGGCACTGACCGCCAGCAGTGCTACCAGAAATACCATCACAATCAGAACCGGGGCAATGAACTGACGAAAGATAGCCATGGATGTTACAAGATTGCAGGGGTCTGGAGTGAGGGGATAGAGAGCCTTCCCAGTCAGTCAAGGCGGAACCCGCCCGTAAATGAGAGCTTGGTTAACTTTTATCAACTCGAAAAAATTATACCAGTCTGATTAAGACTCTGACAGGCGTTTGACCGTTTGATTTCCCAACAGTTGATGAGCCGCTGCCAGGATGGCGGGAATTTTAGCCCCATGGGGGCTATGAGCCAAACATGGAGCTAAATCCAGGGTTTCTACCCCCTCGGCCTGCGCACCGGGGAACCAGTGGCTCCCATTACTCAGGAGGTTGTAGCGCATTTTGGCGTAGTCCACGAGGTCGTAGGCGGTGGCTAAATTCCACAGCCAGAGAATCACGGGAATGTTAATGCCTTGGGGTGTCTCTGTGGCACTGGGTAAACCCACCTGCCAGGTTTTGTACCACTCCTCACCCAGGGACTCGCAGGCAGCCTGCTGGAGCCGATGTAAAATCGGGGGCAAAATTTCACTGGCTTGGGGAAGCAACCCCAGGATTTTGAGGTGGTCGTCAAAGTCACCGGGACAGGCTGCCCCCACACTCAGGGTATGGACTTGGGGATGACTGAGGCAAAACAAATCATTGAATTGAATCGGACTTAGGGGAGCACAGAGATCCATCAGTTTTTGAGAGGGTTGGTCTAAGAGTCCCCCTTTGTTCGTGGGGCTGATAATAAACACCCCCATATCCGCTGCGGTGGCCGCCGCGATCGCCGGCCAGTTTTGTTGATTGATGTAGTACCAGTGCAGATTCACATAGTCGAACTGATGGGTGGCGATCGCCCGGACAATCGTCTCGGTGGAGCCGTGGGTGGAGAAACCAATGAAGCGCACTTTGCCAGCAGCGCGGAGGTGCTGGGCTACTTCCAGATAACCATCTGGCCGGAGACAATGGTCGAGAATTTCATCGGTATTGATGCCATGCAGCCCCAAGAGATCGATAAAATCCAGCCCCAGGGTTTCCAGGGATTGTTCAATTGCCTGCCGAAACTCCTGGGGCTGCCCTTGGGGAGTGACTTTGGTTTGCACAATCAATTGATTTCGTGGCAGCTTCGGCAATATCTGTCCCAATTGCAGCTCCGAAGTCCCATAGCCTCGGGCGGTTTCGATGTGGGTAATCCCCAGTTCGACGGCGCGATTAATGGTCGCTTCTAGATTACGTTGGCATGCCTCTGGAATCTCAGCCAACGGCACCCGCTGCCACTTAAACTGATACCGCATACCTCCACAGGAAAACACAGGCATCGACAGTTCCGTGCGTCCAAAACGACGATATTGCATCATGGGGCTAGCTCCTAGAATCAACCTCTCTCATGGAACGATGAAGCCAACGCGCAAGGATTTTAACTGGAATGGGTCTGGAAGCTATTGGCGCTGCCACCCATCTCTAGCCGTCGCCACCT
Above is a window of Neosynechococcus sphagnicola sy1 DNA encoding:
- a CDS encoding GNAT family N-acetyltransferase; this encodes MAELIPGYGLRTGSGLERSLLLKFLQRTYQEFYPHQDFAHLSRTVEQYLSEDTPLWWVEAAVTESFPGQPRWMSATQPIGCLWMGNSVDQISGDRHAHIFLLYISPEHRRQGLGTALMHHAETWAQHRGDRQLGLQVFQTNQPALNLYRHLGFHTRSLWMVKPLLPER
- a CDS encoding aldo/keto reductase, with the translated sequence MMQYRRFGRTELSMPVFSCGGMRYQFKWQRVPLAEIPEACQRNLEATINRAVELGITHIETARGYGTSELQLGQILPKLPRNQLIVQTKVTPQGQPQEFRQAIEQSLETLGLDFIDLLGLHGINTDEILDHCLRPDGYLEVAQHLRAAGKVRFIGFSTHGSTETIVRAIATHQFDYVNLHWYYINQQNWPAIAAATAADMGVFIISPTNKGGLLDQPSQKLMDLCAPLSPIQFNDLFCLSHPQVHTLSVGAACPGDFDDHLKILGLLPQASEILPPILHRLQQAACESLGEEWYKTWQVGLPSATETPQGINIPVILWLWNLATAYDLVDYAKMRYNLLSNGSHWFPGAQAEGVETLDLAPCLAHSPHGAKIPAILAAAHQLLGNQTVKRLSES